The genomic DNA CGCAGGCCTGTCGACGGGTGCGGCCGCTGGCGAAGCCGCGGGCACCGCCGGCCTCGACTTCTTCAAGAAGCTCAATGCCGCCGGCAATTTCGTGCCTGTCATCGGCAAGGCCGCGACGCTGGCCCAGGGCCAAACTCCGATCCTGGTCACCTGGGACTACAACGCGCTCTCCGGCCGCGACACGCTTAAGGGCAATCCGCCGGTCGACGTCGTCGTGCCGAAGACCGGTGTCGTCGCTGGCGTCTATGTGCAAGCGATCAGCGCCTATGCGCCGCATCCGAATGCTGCCAAGCTCTGGCTGGAATATCTCTATTCCGACGAAGGCCAGATTGGTTGGCTGAAGGGCTATTGCCACCCGATCCGCTTCAACGACCTCTCCAAGAACGGCAAGCTGCCGGCCGACGTGATGGCGAAGATGCCGCCGGCCGATTCCTACGCCGCGGCGGTGTTCCCGACGCTCGACGAGCAGGGCAAGGCGAAGGAAGCGATCACCAAGAACTGGGACGCCGTTGTCGGCGCCAACGTCAAGTAAGTTGCAGAAATGTCCGGGCGGCTTCGAGGCCGCCCGGAGCCTCTCGAAGACGGTAGCCGGCGCATGACCGATCTCTCGCTTTCAAACCAAGCCATTGCAGGGAAGACCGCGCCACCCAGCGAGGCGCGCGCGTTGCGGCTGCCGACGCAATGGATCGGCGTCGCGCCCTTCTTCATCTTCGCCGTCATGTTCCTGATCCTGCCCACGCTCTACCTGATGCTGGGCGCTTTCCAGAACGAGGCGGGTGAGTTCACGCTGGAAAATCTCGTCGCCCTGTCGGAGCCAAACATCGTTGCCGCCTACTGGATCTCTATCAAGGTCAGCCTGGCTTCGGCGCTGATCGGAGCTTTTGCCGGCTTGGCAATAGCCATCGCCATCGTGCGCGGCGGCCTGCCGGACTGGATACGTTCGGCGACGCTCACGTTTTCCGGCGTCGCTTCCAATTTCGCCGGTATTCCGCTGGCCTTCGCCTTCCTCGCCACCCTTGGCCGGCTCGGCCTTGCGACTGTGCTGCTGAACACGCTTTTAGGTCTCAACATCTATGCGCACGGCTTCAACATCCTGTCCTTCTGGGGCCTGACGCTGACCTATGTCTATTTCCAGATTCCGCTGATGGTGGTGATCATCGTGCCGGCGATCGACGGGCTGAAGAGGGAATGGGGGGAGGCCGCCGCGACGCTCGGCGCGACCACGGCCCAGTACTGGCGCATAGTGGTCATCCCGGTGATCTGGCCGAGCTTCCTCGGCACCGTCATCCTGCTCTTCGCCAATGCCTTCGGCGCCATAGCTACGGCTTATGCGCTGACCGGTTCGTCGCTCAACATCGTGCCGATCCTGCTCTATGCGCAGATCCGTGGCGACGTGCTGCACAATGCGCATCTCGGCTATGCGATCGCCTTCGGCATGATCGTCATCACCGGCCTCGCCAATGTCTTCTACATCTGGTTCCGGACACGGTCGGAGAGGTGGCTGAAATGAAGACCGGACGCTTCTGGGCCTGGGTCGTTTTCATTCTTGGCGCGGCCTATTTCTTCATCCCGCTGATAGCGACGGTGGAATTCTCCATGCGCATGCGTCGCGGCGCCTATTCGTTCGACGCCTACCAGATCGTGCTGGGCGATGCGCGCTTCCAGGCGACCTTCATGTATTCGGTGGTGGCCGCCATCTTCACCATTATTCTCGGCGTGCTGGTGGTGGTGCCAGCCGCTTACTGGATCCGGCTCAGGCTGCCGCAACTCAGGCCGATCGTCGAGTTCATCACGCTGCTGCCTCTGGTCATCCCGGCCATCGTCATCGTCTTCGGCTATATCAGGATGTACGGCTCGAACTCGTGGCTGCCGTTCCTGGGGAACGACGCGGCCACCAATG from Mesorhizobium sp. M1E.F.Ca.ET.045.02.1.1 includes the following:
- a CDS encoding ABC transporter permease subunit; its protein translation is MTDLSLSNQAIAGKTAPPSEARALRLPTQWIGVAPFFIFAVMFLILPTLYLMLGAFQNEAGEFTLENLVALSEPNIVAAYWISIKVSLASALIGAFAGLAIAIAIVRGGLPDWIRSATLTFSGVASNFAGIPLAFAFLATLGRLGLATVLLNTLLGLNIYAHGFNILSFWGLTLTYVYFQIPLMVVIIVPAIDGLKREWGEAAATLGATTAQYWRIVVIPVIWPSFLGTVILLFANAFGAIATAYALTGSSLNIVPILLYAQIRGDVLHNAHLGYAIAFGMIVITGLANVFYIWFRTRSERWLK